From Bacteroidota bacterium, one genomic window encodes:
- the tnpA gene encoding IS200/IS605 family transposase — protein sequence MSDTYTQIHIQVIFAVKGRQSLIPFSFEDELYKYITGIVQNKNQKMLAINGMPDHIHFFIGLRPDCTLSDLVREVKKASNKFVNEKLSLGREFAWQEGYGGFSYCRSEVQTVINYIKNQKKHHLTEKFKEEYIAFLKEFEIDFKPEYLFDWIDYKIDD from the coding sequence ATGAGCGATACATACACACAGATACATATCCAAGTAATTTTTGCAGTTAAAGGCAGGCAAAGTTTAATTCCGTTTTCTTTCGAGGATGAGTTATATAAATACATCACCGGAATAGTACAGAACAAAAATCAAAAAATGCTTGCGATTAACGGTATGCCGGATCATATTCATTTTTTTATAGGATTACGTCCAGACTGTACACTTTCGGATCTTGTGAGAGAAGTAAAGAAAGCTTCAAACAAATTCGTTAATGAAAAATTGAGTTTGGGTCGTGAATTTGCCTGGCAAGAGGGTTATGGAGGATTTTCCTATTGTCGTTCTGAGGTCCAAACGGTGATAAACTACATTAAGAATCAAAAAAAGCATCATCTCACTGAAAAATTTAAAGAAGAATACATTGCATTTCTTAAGGAATTTGAAATCGATTTCAAGCCAGAATATCTTTTTGATTGGATAGACTACAAAATTGATGATTGA
- a CDS encoding TolC family protein gives MSSSVSIFEGFTVQNSLKQSKLNYLSSQNELKKIQNDVSLSVVNFFLQAMYNQELLTITTDQVDASKVQRDRMKRMYELGSISKSNYLDLESQFALDEVRLIQAQAQYDQSILSLTQLLELDSVENFTIAAPEITIPEIDINQFNTNAIYAKALTNQPDIKSSEYKVLSSEKSLAIARGNYYPRISASGSLSTNYSNSGQSIVDFTTGPPITTLTGYTSNGEDVYTVTPNITPVYSETPFNDQIDNNLGKSVGITLQVPIFNGLAARSNVNRAKLNYKITQLNHESNKKNLYKSVQQAVIDASSSYKKFIAGQRSVEALDESFKFSQRSLDLGSISTIDYLTAKNNFAKAQTDLLQAKYDYIFRVKIIDFYQGNPLTF, from the coding sequence TTGAGTAGTTCTGTTTCAATCTTCGAAGGTTTTACAGTTCAGAATTCATTAAAGCAAAGCAAACTGAATTATTTGTCGTCGCAGAATGAACTGAAGAAGATCCAGAACGATGTTTCTCTCAGCGTGGTCAATTTTTTCCTGCAGGCAATGTACAACCAGGAACTTCTTACTATTACCACAGATCAGGTTGATGCATCAAAAGTGCAGCGGGACAGAATGAAAAGAATGTATGAATTGGGATCGATCAGCAAAAGTAATTATCTCGATCTGGAATCTCAATTTGCTTTGGATGAAGTCCGGTTAATTCAGGCACAAGCGCAATATGATCAGTCGATCCTGTCCCTGACACAATTACTGGAACTTGATTCAGTTGAGAATTTTACGATTGCTGCTCCGGAAATCACAATCCCTGAAATTGATATCAATCAATTTAATACAAATGCGATTTATGCAAAAGCCCTTACCAATCAGCCGGACATAAAAAGTTCTGAATACAAAGTATTAAGTTCAGAAAAGTCATTGGCAATTGCCAGAGGAAATTATTATCCGCGGATAAGTGCCAGCGGTTCTTTGAGTACAAATTATTCAAACTCCGGTCAGAGCATTGTTGATTTTACTACCGGTCCTCCTATAACCACTCTTACCGGTTACACTTCCAATGGAGAAGATGTTTATACTGTAACTCCGAATATCACACCTGTTTACAGCGAAACACCGTTCAATGATCAGATCGATAATAATCTGGGAAAATCAGTTGGTATTACTTTACAGGTGCCGATTTTCAATGGACTTGCTGCGCGAAGTAATGTGAACAGAGCTAAGCTCAATTATAAGATCACTCAACTGAATCATGAGTCGAATAAAAAGAATTTATACAAAAGCGTGCAACAGGCAGTAATTGACGCTTCCTCTTCCTATAAGAAGTTTATTGCAGGACAAAGAAGTGTTGAAGCACTTGATGAATCATTTAAATTCAGTCAGAGAAGTCTGGACCTCGGTTCAATTTCAACAATTGATTATTTAACAGCAAAAAATAATTTCGCTAAAGCTCAGACTGATCTGTTGCAGGCGAAGTATGATTATATCTTCCGTGTGAAGATCATTGATTTTTACCAGGGAAATCCACTGACATTTTAA
- a CDS encoding SCO family protein, protein MKNQFWKRLIIPFVILLFPVVLWLVLVTGHNHFKTLPILGPIEINAAGDTTFHSIPEFAFTNQNGETVGSKNVEDQIYVANFFFSTCQTVCPKMNEQMGKVQYAFKDNEKFHILSFTVDPETDSVPVLAAYAEKMRANNSRWWFLTGDKEKIYSLARTGFLVPAAQRTEENDFFHSQDIILIDKQKHIRGVFDGTEPNEIDSLIDHAKLLLEEYRLQK, encoded by the coding sequence ACTTTTCCCGGTAGTGTTATGGCTGGTATTAGTTACCGGCCATAATCATTTTAAGACCTTACCAATACTTGGGCCGATTGAGATCAACGCAGCAGGAGATACAACCTTTCATTCCATCCCGGAGTTTGCTTTTACAAATCAAAATGGGGAAACAGTTGGGTCTAAAAATGTGGAAGATCAGATCTATGTTGCGAATTTCTTTTTTTCAACCTGTCAGACTGTTTGTCCAAAGATGAATGAGCAGATGGGTAAAGTTCAATATGCTTTCAAAGACAATGAGAAATTTCACATTCTGTCTTTTACTGTCGATCCTGAAACAGATTCTGTTCCTGTACTTGCTGCGTATGCTGAAAAAATGCGTGCAAATAATTCCAGATGGTGGTTTCTTACCGGCGATAAAGAAAAGATCTATTCTCTGGCGAGAACAGGCTTTCTTGTCCCTGCAGCTCAACGTACTGAAGAAAACGACTTTTTCCATTCGCAAGACATAATACTTATCGATAAACAAAAACACATTCGCGGTGTTTTTGATGGAACAGAGCCCAATGAGATTGACTCATTGATCGATCATGCAAAATTGTTACTTGAAGAATACAGATTACAAAAATAA
- a CDS encoding T9SS type A sorting domain-containing protein, producing the protein MKKSLLSFFMFLSIFLLVKPASGQTVLYTETFSSQSLPSGWTNDSLGVTPMNVWIFDNRYNRGIAGSGFDTSFAMFDSDENSVNDNIDEYASLTTGDIDISTATGAVVLEMDEQYFPLGGPSSGGSSRRIEFSTNSGSTWTSIVYDSLAVGFPDTTDAAHTLYTLPTGGAANVRVRFTWTGSWDWWWALDNVQIVDYPLTCNSTPNGGTAGSSFTSVCAFNLIDLTVLGADSVTGTSFQWQVSTDNVNWNDISGAITTSVFVTGQSVASYYRLEVMCGGFTGYSTVVTMGQNPPLDCYCIPEYTSGCDALGKVAINTLLSETMICDGTFPENYTLFPDTGSLTTDLGTGDYYDVTIASAAGSGTHGAGIWFDFNADGDFQDAGEFTNISDTIPQNSGDFVMNINIPATAVLGPTRMRVRYIFNAAALSTSDCAEYGYGETEDYTVNIVLGTGVKNNPLQSIKVYPVPANDRLFIQSPVQGAMQITLLDQTGRVCRNIHATTNSTEMNVADLSSGIYFLRFETENNTITKKVILN; encoded by the coding sequence ATGAAAAAATCTCTACTCTCCTTTTTTATGTTTCTGTCAATTTTCTTACTTGTAAAACCTGCAAGTGGACAGACGGTTCTTTACACAGAAACATTTTCTTCTCAATCCTTGCCATCAGGTTGGACAAATGATAGTCTTGGCGTAACACCAATGAATGTATGGATCTTTGACAATCGTTACAATCGTGGAATTGCAGGATCAGGTTTTGATACAAGTTTTGCTATGTTCGATAGTGATGAGAACAGTGTTAATGATAACATAGATGAATATGCATCGTTAACAACAGGTGATATTGATATTTCAACTGCTACAGGTGCTGTTGTTCTTGAAATGGACGAACAATATTTCCCACTTGGCGGTCCAAGTTCCGGCGGTTCTTCCCGCAGAATAGAATTCAGTACAAATTCAGGTTCAACATGGACATCAATTGTGTATGATTCACTTGCAGTTGGATTTCCTGATACTACTGATGCTGCTCACACATTATACACTTTGCCAACCGGTGGAGCTGCCAATGTTCGTGTAAGGTTTACATGGACAGGTTCCTGGGATTGGTGGTGGGCACTTGACAATGTCCAGATCGTAGACTATCCGTTGACTTGTAATTCCACACCAAATGGTGGTACTGCAGGTTCATCTTTCACTTCAGTTTGTGCATTCAATTTAATTGACCTTACTGTACTTGGTGCAGATAGTGTTACCGGGACATCATTTCAATGGCAGGTTTCAACTGATAATGTAAACTGGAATGATATTTCTGGTGCAATCACAACTTCTGTATTCGTAACCGGGCAATCGGTAGCTTCTTATTATCGATTAGAGGTTATGTGCGGTGGCTTTACAGGATATTCAACAGTAGTGACCATGGGTCAAAATCCACCGTTAGATTGCTATTGCATTCCTGAATATACATCAGGTTGCGATGCTCTTGGAAAAGTTGCTATCAATACTTTGCTAAGTGAAACAATGATCTGCGACGGAACTTTTCCGGAGAATTATACATTATTCCCTGATACTGGTAGTCTGACTACTGACCTTGGTACAGGCGATTATTATGATGTAACAATTGCTTCCGCTGCCGGTTCCGGAACGCACGGAGCAGGTATCTGGTTTGATTTTAATGCTGATGGTGATTTCCAGGATGCAGGTGAATTCACTAACATAAGCGATACGATCCCTCAAAACTCCGGAGATTTTGTAATGAATATAAATATTCCTGCAACTGCAGTGTTAGGTCCTACCAGAATGCGTGTTCGTTATATCTTCAATGCTGCTGCTCTATCTACAAGTGATTGTGCTGAGTATGGTTACGGAGAAACAGAAGATTATACAGTCAATATCGTATTAGGAACCGGTGTTAAAAACAATCCTCTTCAGTCAATAAAAGTTTATCCTGTTCCTGCTAACGATAGATTGTTTATCCAGTCTCCGGTGCAAGGTGCTATGCAGATCACTCTGCTGGATCAAACAGGAAGAGTTTGCCGCAACATACATGCGACAACCAATTCAACAGAAATGAATGTTGCAGATCTTTCATCCGGCATCTATTTCCTTCGTTTTGAAACCGAAAATAATACGATCACCAAAAAAGTAATACTTAATTGA
- a CDS encoding rhodanese-related sulfurtransferase, whose translation MLYNKYDKETLRKKLMAEDFPRTTLSFYRYVILENINEMRDSLYREFDALQVFGRIYIAREGINAQISVPTHNFEKFVEDLYAHPEFSNVNLKIAVEDDGKSFYKLIVRVRSKIVADGLPDDTFDVTNVGNHLSAKEFNDAMQLPETIVVDLRNHYESEVGHFSGAILPDADTFRDELPMVIDMLKDKKDKKILLYCTGGIRCEKASAFFKHEGFEDVNQLNGGIIHYARQVKAEGLDSRFIGKNFVFDDRMGERITEDIISSCHQCGQPCDTHVNCANDDCHLLFIQCEKCAQKMNGCCTPTCKEISLMPIESQRELRKGKIKDNAHSVYKSRLRPNLREFLDQNNIQL comes from the coding sequence ATGTTATACAATAAGTACGATAAGGAAACCCTTAGGAAAAAGCTCATGGCGGAGGACTTCCCCCGGACCACGCTTTCTTTCTATCGATATGTGATTTTAGAAAATATCAATGAAATGCGTGATTCTCTTTATAGAGAATTTGATGCGCTTCAGGTTTTTGGCCGGATTTACATTGCCCGTGAAGGGATCAATGCGCAGATCTCTGTACCTACTCATAACTTTGAAAAATTCGTTGAAGACCTATATGCTCATCCTGAATTTTCAAATGTCAATTTGAAGATTGCTGTTGAAGATGATGGCAAGTCTTTTTATAAGCTTATTGTAAGAGTTCGCAGCAAGATCGTTGCCGATGGATTACCGGATGATACTTTCGATGTAACAAATGTTGGAAATCATCTGAGTGCAAAAGAATTTAATGATGCTATGCAGTTGCCGGAAACTATAGTCGTTGATCTTCGCAATCACTATGAAAGTGAAGTGGGGCATTTCAGCGGAGCAATACTTCCTGATGCTGATACTTTCCGCGATGAACTTCCAATGGTCATTGATATGCTAAAAGATAAGAAGGATAAAAAAATCCTGCTTTATTGTACCGGAGGTATTCGTTGTGAAAAAGCAAGTGCATTCTTTAAGCATGAAGGATTTGAAGATGTGAATCAATTGAATGGTGGTATCATTCATTATGCACGTCAGGTAAAAGCTGAAGGACTTGATTCCAGATTCATCGGAAAGAATTTCGTATTCGATGATCGTATGGGTGAACGGATCACTGAAGATATTATCAGCTCTTGTCACCAATGTGGCCAGCCTTGCGATACTCATGTAAACTGTGCTAACGATGATTGTCATTTACTATTCATACAATGCGAAAAATGCGCACAGAAAATGAATGGCTGTTGTACACCGACATGTAAAGAAATTTCTTTAATGCCAATAGAAAGTCAACGCGAACTTCGCAAAGGAAAAATAAAGGACAATGCTCATTCAGTTTACAAAAGCAGATTGCGTCCTAACCTTCGTGAATTTCTTGATCAGAATAATATTCAGTTATAA
- a CDS encoding DUF420 domain-containing protein — protein sequence MTNLTANDSFYKRLIFIISIVVFLLIFILSILPKQNEIPSWVAILPKLNAILNGTTTLLLIFSLYFIKRKNIAMHKKLNITACVISTIFLLSYVAFHAFGVETKFPADNPQLPLYLTILISHIILAAFVLPLVLLSLYRGLTNQVSSHKKITRWAYPIWLYVTTTGVIVYLMISPYYKF from the coding sequence TTGACTAATCTCACTGCAAACGATTCATTTTACAAACGACTGATCTTCATTATTTCAATCGTAGTGTTTTTATTGATTTTTATTCTGTCGATTCTGCCAAAGCAAAATGAGATACCTTCATGGGTAGCAATTTTACCCAAACTCAATGCAATTCTTAATGGTACTACTACGTTGCTGTTGATTTTTTCACTGTATTTTATCAAACGGAAAAATATTGCAATGCATAAAAAACTCAATATTACTGCATGTGTCATTTCCACGATCTTCCTGCTTTCATATGTTGCTTTTCATGCTTTTGGTGTAGAAACGAAATTTCCTGCCGACAACCCACAGCTTCCACTTTATCTGACTATTCTCATCTCACATATCATTCTTGCTGCTTTCGTATTGCCTTTGGTATTACTATCTTTGTACCGCGGTCTGACAAATCAGGTGAGTAGTCACAAAAAGATCACCCGCTGGGCTTATCCGATCTGGTTATACGTTACAACCACAGGAGTCATTGTCTATCTGATGATATCACCTTATTACAAATTCTGA
- a CDS encoding T9SS type A sorting domain-containing protein, whose product MSNLPFKLIIISFLFSLNAYSQAGIIDSTFGINGVSQTPLSSTGLATSRNVIALSDGKYIVTGQVYVGSVSELCITRFNHNGTLDTQFGTNGKTTTAIPGGILNYSFCSVMQPDGKIVLGGHTYDGSGTQFVVARYDSTGNPDTQFGTGGFTIAGIGGTTFGDYAQGIALQSNGRIILAGTSYNGANTDFTMVAFDPNGIVDSSFGTNGSVITAIGSENDNCYSIAVQNDDKILLAGDIQNGNNYTFTCARYNENGSLDNSFSTNGIGQYPVGINDDDYGYSIKVQNDKKIVFGGTAYNGFDYDFVIVRIDSNGVLDNGFGSNGIAMRDFGTGNDDWGRAIEIQSDGKILVAGKTSIIGSSFGVTRFNEDGTNDATFGTNGISYIQVASAQHNIYGMTLDLNSDIVICGSAPASTPDNFFLVRYHSGLNTGIEDLTVNSDWSVYPNPNNGNFTVQANSKFDELEIIDISGKIIYKTISTDNNLFSVSINLESGMYFLRLKKGNEIVSAPLIIY is encoded by the coding sequence ATGTCTAATTTACCTTTTAAATTGATAATAATTTCATTCCTGTTTTCGCTGAATGCATATTCTCAGGCCGGAATCATTGACAGCACTTTTGGGATAAATGGAGTTTCACAAACACCTTTGAGTTCTACCGGTCTTGCCACATCCAGGAACGTGATCGCTTTGTCTGACGGCAAGTATATTGTAACTGGTCAGGTCTATGTCGGTTCAGTCAGCGAACTTTGTATAACCAGGTTTAATCACAATGGTACATTGGACACACAATTTGGAACCAATGGAAAAACAACAACAGCAATCCCCGGCGGCATTCTGAATTATTCCTTTTGTTCAGTCATGCAGCCTGACGGAAAAATTGTTTTAGGCGGACATACTTATGATGGTAGCGGGACGCAATTTGTAGTTGCACGTTATGACAGCACAGGTAATCCGGATACACAGTTCGGTACAGGCGGATTTACTATTGCAGGAATTGGTGGAACAACATTTGGTGATTATGCACAAGGGATAGCTCTTCAGAGTAATGGAAGAATCATTCTTGCCGGTACTTCATATAATGGTGCCAACACGGATTTTACAATGGTTGCATTCGATCCGAATGGAATAGTAGACAGTTCATTTGGAACTAACGGAAGTGTAATTACAGCTATCGGTTCGGAGAATGACAATTGCTATTCGATTGCCGTCCAAAACGATGACAAGATCCTTCTGGCCGGGGATATTCAAAATGGAAACAATTATACTTTCACGTGTGCACGATATAATGAAAACGGGTCTTTGGACAACTCTTTTTCCACAAATGGAATAGGTCAATATCCAGTTGGAATTAACGACGATGACTATGGTTATAGTATCAAAGTTCAGAACGATAAGAAAATTGTATTTGGTGGAACTGCATACAATGGCTTCGATTACGATTTTGTTATTGTAAGAATTGATTCAAATGGAGTTCTGGATAATGGCTTTGGCTCGAATGGTATTGCAATGAGAGATTTTGGGACAGGGAATGACGATTGGGGCAGAGCAATAGAAATACAGTCAGATGGAAAAATTCTTGTAGCCGGAAAAACAAGTATTATTGGAAGTTCGTTCGGAGTTACCAGGTTCAATGAAGATGGAACTAACGATGCGACATTTGGAACAAATGGAATCTCATATATTCAGGTGGCATCAGCACAACACAATATTTATGGAATGACTCTGGATCTGAATTCCGACATCGTCATTTGCGGATCTGCGCCTGCAAGCACACCCGATAATTTCTTTTTGGTCAGATATCATTCAGGGTTAAATACAGGAATAGAAGATTTAACAGTAAATTCAGATTGGTCAGTTTATCCTAATCCCAATAATGGAAATTTTACTGTACAGGCAAACAGCAAATTTGACGAGTTAGAAATAATCGATATAAGTGGAAAAATTATTTACAAGACAATTTCAACAGATAATAATTTGTTTTCAGTTTCAATTAATTTAGAAAGTGGAATGTACTTTTTAAGGCTGAAAAAAGGGAATGAAATAGTTTCCGCTCCTTTGATTATTTATTGA
- the metH gene encoding methionine synthase: MNHPHSIKEELKKRILIIDGAMGTMIQRYRLEENDFRGTRFADFSHLLKGNNDLLSITQPQIIEEIHLQYLKAGADIIETNTFSAQRISMADYSLEDISYELNYESAKIAKAAVEKYRLETGDSKKWVAGAIGPTNRTLTLSPDVNNPAFRAVTFDQVAEAYVEQVRGLIDGGVDLILIETIFDTMNAKAALFAVQQVFEEKNITLPLMISGTITDASGRTLSGQTVEAFLNSVSHMDLLSIGLNCALGAKEMRPYIEELSVKAPFYISAYPNAGLPNQFGEYDETPEHMGHHMSDFLNHGFLNIAGGCCGTTPEHIAHIAKLAATVKPRPIPEVEPYLRISGLEAVTLRPESNFMNVGERTNVTGSKKFLRLIKEEQYEEALSVAREQTEGGAQVIDINMDEGMLDAHYAMTTYLNYIASEPDIAKLPIMIDSSKFPVIETALKCTQGKSVVNSISLKEGEKEFLRQAKIVRRYGAAVIVMAFDEKGQADTLSRRIEICERAYKLLTEEINFPPQDIIFDPNIFPVATGMDEHRKNAVDYFEATKWIKKNLPFAKVSGGVSNVSFSFRGNDIVREAIHSAFLFHGVKAGMDMGIVNPSQLQVYDDIPADLLKAVEDVLFDKNDEATEKLIAIAESLKGQVNVKEEKDEAWRREPVEKRLTHALVKGITDYIKVDLEKARSKYEKTLHIIEGPLMDGMNVVGDLFGAGKMFLPQVVKSARVMKKGVAYLTPYLEAEKTEKQSKAGKVLLATVKGDVHDIGKNIVGVVLACNNYDIVDLGVMVPAEKILEAARRENVDVIGLSGLITPSLDEMVHVAKELQRENFTIPLMIGGATTSKVHTAVKIEQNYSNPVIHVNDASKSVTVVSNLLSKGLREQFVKNNSEENERLRQYHINARSKAEILSLENAQENKFKIDWNSSEIIAPEMLGTKVFRDYSIEEIAAYIDWTPFFISWEMKGSYPKILKDPVRGEEASKLFNDAQKMLKQIINEKWISANAVVGIFPALATGDDIEVLDHDGTKPVAKFHTLRQQSRKADGFANIALADFIKPKSLVLAEQKSAAKSNSVTTAPETDFIGAFALTTGIGMEKWIEKFEKDHDDYSSIMLKALADRLAEAFAELMHAKVRRELWGYASNETLSNDEMIKEKYKGIRPAPGYPAQPDHTEKHTIWNLLDVENNTGITLTDSLAMYPTSSVSGLYFANPESHYFGLGKISKDQVRSYAERKGLSIEEVERWLGSVIL, translated from the coding sequence ATGAATCACCCACATTCAATAAAAGAAGAATTAAAGAAACGAATCCTGATAATCGATGGTGCAATGGGTACTATGATTCAGCGTTATCGTCTTGAAGAAAATGATTTTCGCGGAACACGCTTTGCAGATTTTTCACATTTATTAAAAGGTAATAATGATCTTCTCTCAATCACTCAGCCGCAGATCATAGAAGAAATACATTTGCAGTATCTGAAAGCCGGTGCTGATATCATTGAGACAAATACCTTCAGTGCACAGAGAATTTCTATGGCTGATTATAGTCTTGAAGATATTTCGTATGAACTGAATTATGAATCAGCTAAGATCGCCAAAGCTGCAGTAGAGAAGTATCGTTTGGAAACCGGTGATTCGAAAAAATGGGTTGCAGGTGCAATAGGTCCGACAAACAGAACACTAACTCTTTCGCCGGATGTGAATAATCCTGCTTTCAGAGCAGTAACGTTTGATCAGGTTGCAGAAGCATATGTAGAACAGGTAAGAGGTTTGATTGATGGTGGTGTCGATCTTATTCTGATAGAAACAATTTTTGATACAATGAATGCTAAAGCAGCATTATTTGCTGTACAGCAGGTTTTCGAAGAGAAGAATATCACATTGCCTTTGATGATCTCAGGAACGATAACCGACGCCAGTGGTAGAACTCTTTCCGGACAAACTGTAGAAGCATTTTTGAATTCTGTATCACACATGGATCTTTTAAGTATCGGTCTGAATTGTGCTTTAGGTGCTAAAGAAATGCGCCCATACATTGAAGAGCTTTCAGTTAAAGCTCCATTCTATATTAGTGCTTATCCAAATGCCGGACTTCCAAATCAGTTTGGAGAATATGATGAGACACCTGAACACATGGGCCATCACATGAGTGATTTCCTGAATCATGGCTTCTTAAATATTGCCGGCGGTTGTTGCGGAACTACTCCTGAACATATTGCACATATTGCAAAACTTGCAGCAACAGTAAAACCGCGCCCTATTCCGGAAGTAGAACCTTATTTACGGATCAGCGGACTTGAAGCTGTTACTCTTCGTCCTGAATCGAATTTTATGAATGTCGGTGAACGGACAAATGTGACGGGTTCAAAGAAATTTTTGCGACTCATCAAGGAAGAACAATACGAAGAAGCTTTATCGGTTGCGCGTGAACAAACAGAAGGAGGAGCACAGGTCATTGATATCAACATGGATGAAGGAATGTTGGATGCACATTATGCAATGACAACCTATCTGAATTACATTGCCTCTGAACCGGATATTGCAAAACTTCCGATCATGATCGATTCATCAAAGTTTCCGGTTATTGAAACTGCTTTGAAATGTACGCAGGGGAAATCTGTCGTGAATTCAATTTCACTGAAAGAAGGAGAGAAGGAATTTTTACGACAGGCAAAGATAGTACGTCGTTACGGCGCCGCTGTGATCGTAATGGCCTTTGATGAAAAAGGACAGGCCGATACACTTTCACGAAGAATAGAGATCTGTGAACGTGCCTACAAACTACTCACCGAAGAAATAAATTTCCCGCCGCAGGATATTATTTTCGACCCCAATATTTTCCCTGTAGCAACAGGTATGGATGAACACAGAAAAAATGCCGTTGATTATTTTGAAGCAACGAAATGGATAAAGAAAAATCTTCCATTTGCAAAAGTCAGCGGAGGTGTAAGTAATGTGTCGTTTTCATTTCGCGGAAATGATATAGTTCGTGAAGCCATTCACTCTGCATTTTTATTTCATGGTGTTAAAGCCGGAATGGATATGGGAATTGTGAATCCAAGTCAGCTTCAGGTTTACGACGATATTCCGGCTGATCTGCTGAAAGCAGTTGAAGATGTCTTGTTCGATAAAAATGATGAAGCCACAGAAAAATTGATTGCAATTGCCGAGTCTCTGAAAGGCCAGGTAAATGTGAAAGAAGAAAAAGATGAAGCCTGGCGCAGAGAGCCTGTGGAAAAACGACTTACTCATGCATTGGTCAAAGGTATAACAGATTATATCAAAGTCGATCTTGAGAAAGCTCGTTCAAAATACGAAAAGACATTGCATATCATTGAAGGCCCTCTGATGGATGGAATGAATGTAGTCGGAGATCTTTTTGGCGCCGGTAAGATGTTTCTGCCACAAGTTGTGAAAAGCGCTCGTGTAATGAAGAAGGGTGTTGCCTATCTGACTCCTTATCTGGAAGCTGAAAAAACAGAAAAGCAAAGTAAAGCCGGTAAGGTTTTACTTGCCACAGTAAAAGGAGATGTCCATGATATTGGAAAGAATATTGTTGGAGTTGTACTTGCATGCAACAACTACGACATCGTTGATCTTGGTGTTATGGTGCCTGCAGAAAAGATTCTTGAAGCAGCACGAAGAGAAAATGTTGATGTCATCGGCTTAAGTGGTTTGATCACGCCTAGTCTGGATGAAATGGTACACGTTGCAAAGGAATTGCAACGTGAGAATTTTACAATTCCATTGATGATCGGAGGAGCTACGACTTCCAAGGTTCACACAGCTGTAAAGATAGAGCAGAATTATTCTAATCCGGTAATACATGTTAATGATGCCTCGAAATCCGTAACGGTCGTTTCTAATTTACTTTCCAAAGGACTCCGGGAACAATTTGTAAAGAATAATTCGGAAGAGAATGAAAGACTTCGTCAGTATCATATCAATGCAAGATCGAAAGCAGAGATCCTTTCACTGGAAAATGCGCAGGAAAATAAATTTAAAATTGACTGGAATTCTTCTGAAATAATTGCACCGGAAATGCTGGGAACAAAAGTATTCAGGGACTATTCTATAGAAGAAATTGCTGCGTATATCGACTGGACTCCATTCTTTATCAGTTGGGAAATGAAAGGTTCTTATCCAAAGATACTGAAGGATCCTGTAAGAGGCGAAGAAGCAAGTAAGCTTTTCAATGATGCGCAGAAAATGTTGAAGCAGATCATCAATGAAAAATGGATTTCTGCAAATGCTGTTGTTGGAATATTTCCTGCTCTGGCTACAGGCGACGACATTGAAGTACTTGATCATGATGGAACGAAACCTGTTGCTAAATTTCATACACTTCGTCAGCAAAGCAGGAAAGCAGATGGTTTTGCCAATATTGCTTTAGCAGATTTTATTAAGCCAAAATCACTTGTATTAGCGGAACAGAAATCGGCAGCAAAATCAAATTCTGTTACTACTGCACCTGAAACCGATTTTATCGGGGCATTTGCATTGACTACCGGAATAGGAATGGAGAAATGGATTGAGAAATTTGAAAAAGACCATGATGATTATTCTTCCATAATGTTGAAAGCATTAGCTGACCGACTTGCTGAAGCATTTGCAGAATTGATGCATGCGAAAGTTCGTCGTGAACTTTGGGGTTATGCTTCAAATGAAACATTGAGCAATGATGAAATGATAAAAGAAAAATACAAAGGTATTCGACCTGCTCCCGGATATCCTGCACAACCTGATCACACTGAAAAGCATACAATCTGGAATTTACTCGATGTTGAAAATAATACAGGAATCACATTGACAGATAGTCTGGCAATGTATCCTACTTCTTCAGTAAGTGGTTTGTATTTTGCAAATCCGGAGTCACATTATTTTGGGCTAGGTAAGATCTCTAAAGACCAGGTCAGATCGTATGCAGAAAGAAAAGGGCTTTCAATTGAAGAAGTTGAACGCTGGTTAGGTTCTGTAATTCTATAA